In one window of Paraflavitalea soli DNA:
- a CDS encoding sialate O-acetylesterase gives MKKFVLLSLACFAFANSFAQVRLPRLIRDSMVLQRDEKIKLWGWAKQAEKISIRFNGKQYTTKAGVDGKWQLLLPPTKAGGPYTMDITASNKITLKEILVGDVFLCSGQSNMVHQMGIHDVTYANDIATANYPAIRQFWIPPTPNMNAPQDDLTGGNWKSANPEDVRNFSAVAYFFARDIYQKYQVPIGLINASIGGTPIEAWISEEGMKAFPAIQTTIQRNKDTAYINGLQRRPANSNNASNYTPPGDKGLSGPLRWYDTAYSPKGWRTINIPGYWEDQGIRDLNGVVWYRKEIEVPASMAGKPARVFLGRIVDADVLYINGRQVGSTGYMYPQRRYNVPAGLLKAGKNIVVVKVTNQNGKGGFVPDKPYCLFAGTDTIDLKGTWTYRVGEVYEPRSSGFGPPGINPQYQPAALFNGMIAPIVNYTLKGFLWYQGEANTGRATEYARLQPAQIADWRNRWQQGPLPFLYVQLPNFMDVNYLPSESQWAELREAQAKTLLVPNTAMAVAIDLGEWNDIHPDNKKSVGDRLALAARAILYGEKNLEYSGPLYESASINGDKITIAFTHTGSGLVAIDGEPLTSFAIAGADKKFVWAQARIEDGKVVVWSERVPAPRYVRYAWADNPDGANLYNKEGLPAGPFRTDQ, from the coding sequence ATGAAGAAATTCGTTCTCCTGTCCCTTGCCTGCTTTGCTTTCGCCAATAGTTTTGCCCAGGTAAGATTGCCGCGCCTCATCCGCGACAGTATGGTATTGCAAAGAGACGAAAAGATAAAACTATGGGGATGGGCGAAGCAAGCTGAGAAGATCAGCATCCGTTTCAATGGCAAACAATACACAACCAAAGCGGGTGTAGACGGCAAGTGGCAGCTACTCCTGCCTCCTACCAAAGCAGGCGGTCCTTATACCATGGACATTACTGCCAGCAATAAGATCACACTGAAAGAGATATTGGTGGGTGATGTATTCCTTTGCTCCGGCCAGTCCAATATGGTGCACCAGATGGGCATCCACGATGTTACTTATGCCAATGATATTGCTACCGCCAATTATCCCGCCATCCGGCAATTCTGGATACCGCCCACGCCCAATATGAATGCTCCGCAGGATGATCTTACTGGCGGCAACTGGAAATCTGCCAATCCTGAAGATGTAAGAAATTTCTCTGCCGTGGCCTATTTCTTTGCGAGAGACATTTATCAAAAATACCAGGTACCCATCGGCCTCATCAATGCCAGCATTGGTGGTACCCCTATTGAAGCGTGGATCAGCGAAGAAGGCATGAAGGCATTTCCGGCTATTCAAACTACCATCCAGCGCAATAAGGACACTGCCTATATCAACGGCCTGCAACGCAGGCCTGCCAACAGCAACAATGCCTCCAATTATACTCCGCCTGGCGACAAAGGCCTCAGTGGTCCCTTGCGCTGGTACGATACAGCCTATTCACCCAAAGGCTGGCGCACGATCAATATTCCCGGCTATTGGGAAGACCAGGGTATCCGCGACCTCAACGGCGTAGTATGGTACAGAAAAGAAATTGAAGTGCCTGCCAGCATGGCCGGTAAGCCCGCCCGCGTATTCCTGGGCAGGATCGTGGATGCCGATGTATTGTATATCAATGGCAGGCAGGTAGGCAGCACCGGGTACATGTATCCGCAAAGGCGATACAATGTTCCCGCAGGGTTGCTGAAGGCCGGTAAAAATATTGTTGTGGTAAAGGTTACCAACCAAAACGGCAAGGGCGGTTTCGTACCCGATAAACCCTATTGCCTCTTTGCCGGTACCGATACCATCGACCTCAAAGGAACCTGGACCTACAGAGTGGGTGAAGTATACGAGCCGCGCAGCAGTGGTTTTGGCCCTCCGGGCATTAACCCACAATACCAACCCGCCGCATTGTTCAACGGCATGATCGCCCCCATTGTCAATTATACCCTGAAGGGGTTCCTCTGGTACCAGGGCGAAGCCAATACCGGCCGCGCCACTGAATATGCCCGCTTGCAGCCTGCACAGATCGCCGACTGGCGCAACCGATGGCAGCAGGGGCCACTCCCCTTCCTGTATGTGCAGTTGCCCAACTTTATGGATGTGAATTACCTGCCGTCTGAAAGTCAGTGGGCCGAGTTGCGCGAAGCACAAGCCAAAACTTTATTGGTACCCAATACAGCCATGGCTGTTGCCATCGACCTGGGCGAATGGAATGATATTCACCCCGACAATAAGAAGTCCGTGGGTGATCGCCTCGCCCTCGCGGCACGCGCGATCTTGTACGGCGAAAAGAACCTCGAATACTCCGGACCATTATACGAATCCGCTTCCATCAATGGGGATAAGATCACCATTGCCTTCACACATACCGGCAGCGGGTTGGTTGCCATCGATGGCGAACCGCTTACCTCCTTTGCCATCGCAGGGGCCGACAAGAAATTTGTATGGGCCCAGGCGCGTATTGAAGATGGTAAGGTGGTGGTGTGGAGTGAACGGGTACCAGCGCCGCGTTATGTGCGGTATGCCTGGGCCGATAATCCGGATGGTGCAAATTTGTACAACAAGGAAGGATTGCCAGCAGGGCCGTTCCGGACGGATCAATAG
- a CDS encoding amidohydrolase family protein, translated as MKKISTWIVLSLLVQHLFAQKKPLPVIDMHVHALHADDQGPAPISVGAPFRDLGLHDPANDYRKAFMQALKTRSWADHSLTSPLTDDSMRILTLAALEKNNVYAVTSGEIETVRQWKQAAPKRIINSVDWTFGLAAKAGLTVDSLEKLFRSGEFKVFGEISIQYEGISPSDSAFEPYLAMAERLDIPVAIHVGNGPPGAPYIGAVNYRARLHSAFVLEEALLRHPKLRVYAMHAGWPLLDDMLATLFTHPQLYVDLGAICYMIPTKEFYYYLERLVNAGFGKRILFGSDNMVWPQAIARGIETINKAPFLTAAQKRDILFNNAARFLRLTDQQIKEMH; from the coding sequence ATGAAGAAAATAAGTACCTGGATTGTATTGAGTTTGCTGGTTCAGCACCTATTTGCACAAAAAAAGCCCTTACCTGTTATTGACATGCATGTGCATGCCCTGCACGCCGATGACCAGGGGCCTGCCCCCATCAGTGTGGGGGCGCCTTTCCGGGACCTTGGTCTACATGACCCCGCGAATGATTACAGGAAGGCTTTTATGCAGGCGCTGAAAACAAGATCATGGGCCGATCATTCTCTTACTTCCCCACTTACAGACGATTCAATGAGGATCCTCACGCTGGCAGCATTGGAAAAAAACAATGTCTACGCCGTCACCAGCGGCGAAATAGAGACTGTGCGGCAGTGGAAGCAGGCCGCGCCGAAACGCATCATCAACAGCGTTGACTGGACCTTTGGTTTGGCAGCCAAAGCGGGTCTTACTGTCGATTCGCTGGAGAAACTGTTCCGATCAGGCGAGTTCAAGGTATTTGGTGAAATATCTATTCAATATGAGGGTATATCGCCCAGTGATTCGGCTTTTGAACCCTACCTTGCCATGGCAGAACGCCTCGATATTCCGGTAGCTATTCACGTAGGGAACGGTCCGCCGGGGGCGCCTTATATAGGCGCAGTCAACTACCGGGCAAGATTGCACAGTGCCTTCGTGTTAGAAGAAGCATTGCTTCGTCATCCCAAATTACGCGTATATGCCATGCATGCGGGCTGGCCCCTGCTCGACGATATGCTGGCTACCTTATTCACGCATCCACAGTTATATGTGGACCTCGGGGCCATCTGCTATATGATACCCACCAAAGAATTTTACTACTACCTCGAACGCCTGGTCAATGCAGGATTTGGCAAGCGCATACTCTTCGGGTCCGATAACATGGTATGGCCGCAGGCCATTGCCCGGGGCATAGAAACCATTAACAAGGCCCCCTTTTTGACAGCTGCCCAAAAGCGTGACATACTGTTCAACAATGCAGCCAGGTTTTTACGGCTCACTGACCAGCAAATAAAGGAGATGCATTGA
- a CDS encoding polysaccharide deacetylase family protein, producing MQPVKLILIACLLGNSLLSCAQNNTNWKNKKCAVALTYDDALNIHLDQVIPALDSVGLKATFYLIGSSDAFTKRIPDWRKAAAKGHELGNHTLFHPCYGKRPGREWVRPERDLNNYTLQRMTDEIKMNSVLLEATDGKKKRTLACPCGDTKVQDSSYLYGLKNNFVGFRDGTPDANAVNPFAKVTVQWVTVFDNTGDQLIAAVKQAMEANALLVFVFHGVGGDHNINVSAAAHRQLLQFLKQQESQVWVAPFVEIAEYAKSK from the coding sequence ATGCAACCTGTCAAACTCATTTTAATAGCCTGCCTTTTAGGCAACAGCCTATTGTCCTGCGCACAGAACAACACCAACTGGAAAAATAAGAAATGCGCCGTAGCGCTTACGTATGATGATGCGCTGAACATCCACCTCGACCAGGTGATCCCTGCCCTCGATTCAGTTGGATTGAAAGCCACCTTCTACCTCATCGGTTCTTCCGATGCTTTCACCAAACGCATTCCCGATTGGAGAAAAGCAGCTGCCAAAGGTCATGAACTGGGCAACCATACCTTGTTCCATCCCTGTTATGGAAAACGGCCCGGCCGCGAGTGGGTGAGGCCGGAGCGTGACCTCAACAACTATACGTTGCAACGGATGACTGATGAGATCAAAATGAATAGTGTCCTGCTGGAAGCCACCGATGGCAAAAAGAAAAGGACATTGGCCTGTCCCTGCGGCGACACAAAAGTGCAGGACTCCAGCTACCTGTACGGCCTGAAAAATAATTTTGTGGGCTTTCGCGATGGCACTCCTGATGCCAATGCCGTAAACCCCTTTGCCAAAGTGACCGTACAGTGGGTAACTGTCTTTGATAATACAGGTGATCAATTGATAGCAGCCGTTAAGCAGGCTATGGAGGCCAACGCCCTGCTTGTATTCGTTTTCCATGGTGTGGGCGGAGACCATAACATCAATGTATCGGCAGCGGCGCACCGGCAATTGCTGCAATTCCTCAAACAGCAGGAATCACAGGTGTGGGTGGCGCCCTTTGTTGAAATAGCTGAATACGCAAAAAGCAAATAA
- a CDS encoding rod shape-determining protein: protein MGLFNWFTQEIAMDLGTANTLIIHNDEITVNEPSIIALNRNNPKEVLAVGKKALMMHEKTHDDIRTVRPLRDGVIADFNAAELMIRGLIKQVYPKKTLFRPSWRMMICIPSSITEVEKRAVRDSAEQAGAKEVYLVHEPMAAALGIGIDVEEPVGNMIIDIGGGTTGISVIALAGIVCDQSIRIAGDEFTSDIAESLRRYHSLLIGERTAEQIKIQIGSAMKELDEPPADIPVNGRDLVTGIPKQIYVSYQEIAEALDKSVFKIEEAILRALEQTPPELASDIYRRGLYLTGGGALLRGLDKRLSQKMKLPVHVADDPLKSVVRGTGLALKRYDDYPFVMR from the coding sequence ATGGGTTTATTTAATTGGTTTACACAGGAAATTGCGATGGACCTGGGAACTGCCAACACGCTTATCATACACAACGACGAGATAACAGTAAATGAACCTTCCATTATAGCCCTCAACAGGAATAACCCCAAAGAGGTGTTGGCCGTGGGTAAAAAGGCCTTGATGATGCATGAAAAGACCCATGACGATATCAGGACCGTTCGTCCCTTGAGAGATGGTGTAATTGCCGATTTTAATGCGGCTGAATTAATGATCCGCGGATTGATCAAGCAAGTGTATCCCAAAAAGACGCTGTTTCGTCCATCCTGGCGCATGATGATCTGTATCCCTTCTTCCATTACAGAAGTAGAAAAGCGGGCAGTAAGGGATAGTGCGGAGCAGGCAGGCGCTAAAGAAGTATACCTGGTGCATGAGCCCATGGCAGCCGCCCTGGGGATCGGCATCGATGTAGAAGAACCGGTAGGCAATATGATCATTGATATAGGCGGTGGTACCACCGGTATCTCGGTCATTGCCCTGGCGGGCATTGTATGTGACCAGTCCATTCGTATTGCGGGTGATGAGTTTACAAGTGATATAGCAGAATCATTGCGGCGCTACCATAGTTTATTGATCGGTGAGCGCACAGCAGAGCAGATCAAGATACAGATCGGTTCTGCGATGAAGGAGTTGGATGAACCGCCGGCCGACATACCCGTCAATGGCCGTGACCTGGTGACCGGTATCCCCAAGCAGATTTATGTAAGTTACCAGGAAATTGCCGAAGCCCTGGACAAGAGCGTATTTAAGATCGAAGAAGCTATCCTGCGGGCTCTTGAACAAACGCCGCCCGAACTGGCGAGTGATATTTACCGTCGTGGCTTGTACCTTACCGGCGGTGGCGCCTTGCTGCGGGGCCTGGACAAACGGTTGAGCCAGAAAATGAAGTTACCCGTCCATGTAGCCGACGATCCCCTTAAAAGCGTGGTGCGTGGCACCGGCCTGGCCTTGAAACGGTATGATGATTATCCGTTTGTGATGCGGTGA
- a CDS encoding glycosyltransferase: protein MSRIPDRSICLCMMVKNEAPIIGRALGSVLPHIDYWVICDTGSEDDTPAVIAEVMKGKPGELHHTAWKNFGHNRGEVLDLARSHADYLLIMDADMTLEVKAPFRHKLQHDVYEIRYEGSLDYTQPMLVSSRYPWRYIGVTHEYIHTEAATEWAFLPEVSLTHHGDGGCRSDKFERDVQLLTEGLKTEPNNERYMFYLAQSYKDLEQYEAALHWYEKRIAGGGWEEEHWYARFQRAEMLRLLGREWPIVQAAYMAAFDARPFRLEPLLAMARYYRENHQYFQGYCMAAVALQDPPYPVNDKLFIDKPVYEYQLLFEYMICACSCGRISEAIEAANRLLRQHNLPPALTEYAVLARKTAFDMIRGKDHAIADTFNRLVVIVPFHNPGHFLRECVNSLLMQDYPYVQVIFIDDASTDASSRFEPPAALSAVMLRNEERMGTVYNVHQAITNYCSADDIVVCLDGDDQLACSNALSLINEQYVRHDCWIMYGQYIDADGYLGVSAPYASPKDLASLRQGWRVSHIRTFRAGLFLAIADQDPAYHCLKDREGEWLQSAADAAIMFPLMEMAGFYRIVFNETILYRYNNRNPVSHHFVDRPAQLRNFEWVCSLRPFARVTSYYPSTILTDVL from the coding sequence ATGTCAAGAATACCTGATCGTTCCATCTGCCTGTGCATGATGGTAAAGAATGAGGCCCCCATTATCGGGCGGGCGCTAGGATCGGTGCTGCCCCATATTGACTATTGGGTGATCTGCGATACCGGTTCGGAAGATGATACGCCGGCTGTAATTGCTGAAGTAATGAAAGGTAAGCCCGGTGAGCTGCATCATACTGCCTGGAAAAACTTCGGGCATAATCGGGGTGAAGTACTGGACCTGGCGCGTAGCCATGCCGATTACCTGCTGATCATGGATGCGGATATGACACTGGAAGTAAAAGCTCCGTTCAGGCACAAACTGCAGCATGATGTGTATGAGATCCGTTATGAAGGTAGTCTCGATTACACGCAACCCATGCTGGTGAGTAGCCGATACCCCTGGCGGTATATCGGGGTTACGCATGAATACATCCATACAGAAGCTGCTACGGAATGGGCCTTCCTGCCCGAAGTGAGTCTTACACATCATGGTGATGGCGGCTGTCGTTCGGATAAATTTGAGCGCGACGTACAATTGCTTACAGAAGGATTGAAGACAGAGCCGAATAATGAACGTTATATGTTTTATCTGGCCCAGTCGTACAAAGACCTGGAACAGTATGAAGCAGCGCTGCATTGGTATGAAAAAAGGATAGCAGGAGGTGGCTGGGAAGAAGAGCATTGGTATGCCCGTTTCCAGCGTGCAGAAATGCTGCGGCTGCTGGGCCGTGAATGGCCCATTGTGCAGGCCGCTTATATGGCTGCATTCGATGCAAGGCCCTTCAGACTGGAACCCCTGTTGGCCATGGCCCGCTATTACCGCGAAAATCACCAATACTTCCAGGGATACTGTATGGCAGCAGTGGCCTTACAGGACCCTCCTTATCCTGTAAATGATAAATTGTTTATTGATAAACCAGTTTATGAGTACCAGTTACTTTTTGAGTACATGATCTGCGCCTGTTCCTGCGGCCGCATTTCAGAAGCCATCGAAGCAGCCAACCGCCTGCTAAGACAACATAACTTACCGCCAGCTCTGACCGAATACGCCGTGCTGGCCCGCAAAACGGCTTTTGACATGATACGGGGCAAGGACCATGCTATAGCTGATACCTTCAACCGGCTGGTCGTCATCGTTCCCTTCCATAATCCAGGTCATTTTCTCAGGGAATGTGTTAATAGCCTGCTGATGCAGGATTATCCATATGTGCAAGTGATATTTATCGATGATGCTTCTACGGATGCCAGCTCCCGCTTTGAACCACCGGCAGCACTCAGTGCAGTAATGTTGCGCAATGAAGAAAGGATGGGTACGGTGTATAATGTGCACCAGGCTATCACCAATTATTGTAGTGCTGATGATATTGTAGTTTGCCTCGATGGAGATGACCAACTTGCCTGTAGCAATGCGCTTTCTCTCATCAATGAGCAATATGTACGCCATGATTGCTGGATCATGTACGGGCAATATATAGATGCCGACGGATACCTGGGCGTATCAGCCCCGTATGCTTCACCGAAAGACCTTGCCAGCCTGCGACAGGGTTGGCGCGTATCACATATCCGCACCTTCCGTGCCGGGCTCTTCCTGGCCATTGCGGACCAGGACCCTGCCTACCATTGCCTCAAAGACAGGGAAGGGGAGTGGTTACAGTCAGCAGCAGATGCTGCCATCATGTTTCCCCTGATGGAGATGGCCGGCTTTTACCGTATAGTTTTCAATGAGACCATTCTTTACCGGTATAATAACCGCAATCCGGTGAGCCATCATTTTGTGGACCGGCCGGCACAGCTCCGCAATTTTGAGTGGGTGTGCAGCCTGCGTCCTTTTGCGCGTGTGACCAGTTATTATCCTTCCACCATATTAACCGATGTTTTATGA